The Equus przewalskii isolate Varuska chromosome 17, EquPr2, whole genome shotgun sequence region AGGCTGCCCAGAAAGGAGGATTTGACCTTGGACGAAGTGAATCTTTTCAACTGAGGAAATTCTGAAGTGGGCTGATAGCCAGGGCCAGCCAGCTTCATAGATGTGAGACTTACGTAGTCACACAGGGCCCCATGCTTAGAAAGACTCCACACTTAGTTTAATACTCAGCTGTCTCTGCCTTAAAATTCTTCATAACTTTTGAACAAGGAGCCCTATATTTTCATCTTGCACTAGGTCGTACAAATGATGTAACTGGTCCTGCTGACAGCTGAGGGCTGCCTGCTCGCGGCACTCTCTGTGGCAGGGGTGATAAGTCTTTCAGTCCTGAAGTGGGGTCTGGGAGCCAGACCACAGTGTTCACTATAATCCACCTCTTGCATTGCTTGGATCCACTTCTGTGCACAAGTTCTGCGAGCATTCTCCAGGATTCCAGGTAGCCTCTTTCCCTAGAGGGAACTTCTAAGAAGAAAGTTTGTGGAGTGAACTACAGTCCCCAACCTGAAACCGGGGTCTTGGGGCTATAACTGATAATCATCATCTTTCTCCTTTACTACTGATTTCAGGTTTTCTTCACCATTAGCCAGCACTTCTGCTGGTCTCAGTGACTTACTAGAGATGAATCTAGCCCTTAATCCTTAGAGGTTCTGAGTCTCTGGTCCCATCATCTTTTAGGCTTATCATGGCACTACACTTGCCCATTTATAATCAGAATTGGACAAGAGAGTACCAAGAGGTGCCCAAGTGGATTGCCTGGGTACCAACATATTTCTCCTTGCTCCTACTGTGTAACAGTAGCCCTACATCCTCTTCATGATCAGGTCAATTATCCCTGCCATGATGGTGACTCCTCTTTTTGCCTGCTAGTTTCTTGGCAAAAGGAAGCTGAAGTATCCAGACAGTACACGTAGCTTGTAGTTCAATGATATCCTTTCTGGGTCTGCTTGCAGAAGAGTTTCACCTTTGGGAAGCAGGACCTCTAAACTGTAGAGCCCAGAGTTGTAGAGACAGGAAATACAAATTCTCCACTGGCAATTATAGTAAACAGGGCAACTCTTGCTTCCACTCCTTGATTCCTGGATGCACGTGTTCTACATATTCACACAGCACTGTATCAAGGTCATTAATGTAAAGCCTACACTTCACCTTGGAGAACGGCGCCCAATTTAGCTATGCCTTCAACAGCCTGTTCCATTACCCTACCAGGCTAGAAGCTTCTGGGAGATGCATTATGTAATGTAACAAGTAGAGCCCATGGTCATTAGCCCATTCTCACACCTCCTTTGCTCTGAAGTGGGTCCCACGTGATTGAAAGAGCCTGAAACTCCTCACTGATGCTGGCTGAGGCCCTGTAGATAAGAAAGGTGAACTACCTGAAACGCATCTATTCCTGTCAAATTGAATCACTACCCCTTGCTGGGACCATTGTAAGTCAACATGCCACCAAGTGGCTGATGGTTTCCTTAAGGAATGGGGACTCAGCATTGGTATCTGTTGTTGGCAGGCTGAACATTCAGCAGTGGTTGTAACTAGATCAGCTTTGGTATGTGGGAACCAATCCCATTGGGCCCATCTGTAGCCTCCAATCCCGCCACAGAGGTTATTCCAATGCCAGATGCTGGATGATGCCCAAGTCATTTTGTCAGCTTGGTTGTTCAGGGCCTCTTCCACCATGGATACTTTATGGTATGAGTCATTATGCAGTACAAAGTCCTTCACACTTTATGCACATCCACATATCTTTATCTCAAGACCTTCTTGTCCCCAATCCTCTGGTCTCTTTCTTTCAAGGCCCCTGACTAGCTGGCCAAGCCAGTTGCCACTATTTAAGTATATTCTAATCTTGGGCCACTTTCAACACAAATGGATGGCAAAGGGTATCACCTGAAACTCTGCCCTTTGGGAGGATTTCCCTTCATCACTATTTTTCAAAGCCACTCCTGAGTAGTATAGCCATCATCTACTTTCAGTTTGTACCCATGTACTGGCCTTACCCATCCATGAGGCGAGTTCAggcatttttctcttccatccaTTGGCCACACAGAATCAGTGGCAATAGGTGTGAGCTGAGGGTGAGGCACTTCTGCCACAGTGGTAAATGACATTTGGGCTACCTGCTTGTGTAACATACTGTGCCCTCTGACCATATTTGTGTTTGATCCTAGAAGTATATTCCATCCTCCAGTGGAAGACTCTACCCATGGTACATGACTCTACCCAACTTTATGAACTGATGGGACTGATGGAACCCAGCTCATTATCCGTGGTTTTGGCTACACGGCAACTGAGCATCCCATCATCAGGTGCTACATATCTACCAAGTAGCACACAGAAGCTGTTTGTTCAAAGGTGTTTACTTCTCTGCTACAAATGCCATGGCCTTTATCCAGAACCCTTGGAGTCTGCATTGTGACTTTCCCATTGGAACTCATCATAAACTCCACAAAGCATCTTTTCTCACTACTGATGCATCGAACACAACAGGCATAGTTGCTTGTTCAGCCTATTTGGGAAGCTCATCTAACACAGTTATCAGTACAACCAATTAGATTGGTAAAGAGCCTTAACAAAATGCTCTTAAAAACACTTGATGGTGCAGCTAACTCCCTAGAAAATCTGGACAGTCCGacagaggtgacatttgaatagtATCTTAAGGATGCATGTTTCCTCCAGAGTCGGAAGCAGGAAAACCACAGAGAGCAGGAAGAGCACAACTTCTGGGCATCTTATATTCAGATCTAATCATTTTATCAATACATTTGAATTGTTTAGAACCAAATTATATTGTCCTTTCCCCCACTCTTCTTCCAGTGCCTTATGAAATCTGCCCCTAATTCATCCTCTTCAAAGTTGgcattttaaaatcatctctAGAGTGAGTCCACTCTGACCTTTCTATATCCCAGGACATTCATAAAAACCTAACATTAGTTTAATTGCAATGACCCACAAGCTCCTGTTTAGGTCTAAACTTTGATTCTAGTCTTTCGTATCCCTTAACCTCATCCCAAAAAACCTAAAATTCCATGATTTAATCAACATCTATGGCTTATGTGAAACTAAGTTAAATGCTCTTTAGAATTTTAAGTAAGTTACTTGCACTGGGTGTTCCCTTTATTATGTACTTTTAGTTTTCTCAAAGCATTCCACCcaggtataatttttttcccagacACAAAAATACTTGTTATACACTTCCTCCTGGATAAACACTGGAGACTGTCAAACCTACCTTTATCATTCagagctctcttcctctctgaggccttccctgagctCCAGCACTGGCCTGAGACTTCCACCTAATCCACAAAGGTAGCACTATCGGCTGGCGCTGACGGACAGACTTGAGGCATTACAGGATGACATATGGAAACATAAAAGGCAAGATTACAATTTGCTCATGAGACTTCTTTCCTAACTTTTTAATCGCACTGctttgtttgaaatgtttttgtaaGTGAATTGAGCCTAGTGGAAAGTTTGTTTTTGTAATTCTGCTAATGCTTTTCAACTACTAATTCACCTCTGACTGGTTACATCAGAGAAAAAGACAACATTCCATAAGCTTGGAGAATATGGAAGTGATTCATCacatacatatttgtaaatttttgctTAGGCCACAGGTTTTTTTACCTTGACTTTCAGAAGCAAACTAGAGATACGTAAATAACAGAACATCCAAATTACAACGTTACTCACAAGAACGGCTAAAAAGAATGGGGCCATAGTCAAGTCAGCAACACTTTAATAAAATGAGCAGAACCCATTATAACAACAGCTCTTTATTACATGGATTCAAATACACAGCAGACCAATCATTTTCCCTGAAATTTAACAATCACATTCAATAAAGCCTGTTAGTGCGTTCCTCAACACTCTAAGGGGCTTCCTTCAAATTAATTCCCTTTACAAAGCCTGCGCAGAGAAGAGGTTAAGCACCAGTAAGACAGACTGTTGCCAGCAGTaggtttatttcttcttcttcttcatcatcatcatccacaACAAACATGCAGGTTCTTCCTTCTATGTACATGGCATTGTAAAATGGGTGCTACACTCTGCCTATGGTACAAAGTTTATAAATACAATATACCAATACAAAGTTGAAGCCATTAAAAAGAGCCTAGTAACAACTACCAGGAGGTAATTAAATCTGGAGTGTTGATGGAATCTATGAAGAGATTTAGAAACAACACACAAACTCAAACATTATAGTAAACGTATTACTTGGGAAGGGGCAAAAGGGGAACTTTCTATGTGCTACTGCAGGGTTTTGTAAGTTGTTCCAAGTTCACTTTCTTTCCGCTATTATCTTTAAATACTGCAAAGCATTGTGAGCTGCATCACTCTGTGCATTGCCACAGGAGATCCCAGAGCCATGACAGACTGTGATGGGACTGGTGGACAGCTCAGCGAGACATTGGTACTGTCCGTTGGCACTCAGTTCTTCTGTAATGACATATTCAAACATAAAGATTAATCCCAAGTGCACACAAAGCAGATCCTTTGTAAACACAATACAGGTTTTATTACTGTCCTTCTCCGTAAGCATCCATGGTTTGCTACTCCACTTACTCATCATCTTTGCCATTCTCAtaggaacaaacaaaaaacaaagcacaatcactcagccacagcagtagttctcaaacacAGCTGTGCTTCATAATCACCTGAGGGAACTTTAAAGAAATACAGGTACCTAGGCCTCACCCCAGCCTGCTCAATCAGAAATGCAGGATTTGGGGTTGGAGTGGCCAGattcctgcattttaaaaaacaagctcCCAAAGCAATCCTAATGCGGCTAGTTGAACAGTGTTTGCAAATTACTGAACCACAGCAActttcttaaaatggaaaaaaaccagTTGCTAGAGAACTAGAGGGACTGTATTTCCTATTATGAAGTGTAGGGTTCTTTTCAGTAGACATCTGAACCAGGAAACACACGGTTCAGGGCAAGACTTCCCTTGTGCCTTCATGTTCTTTGCTTCTAAGTCTGTGTAGAGAGTCTAGTTCCATATTgtacatgctttttaaaaacaatacctAAACCCAGGAAACAAAAGTTCTTCTCATCAACTCATGAATCACTCTTACTAAAGATGGCTGAACGAGACAAGAGGAAGAAGTAGAAACAGGTTATGATTTGTTTAAAGTGGTCATGATTAAATGTTATTGTTTCAGCTGGAGTCAACACAGTAGAAAAAACCCAGATACACTGCGGTTATTTAATGTGTGAAGAGGCTTTCCAGTTCTAGCAtccaggttctttttttttttaaattgggttaaaATTCACGtaagataaaattaaccattttaaagtgaactaTTCAATGGCATCAAGTACATTcccaatgttgtgcaaccaccacctctaacTAGTTACAAAACATTGTCATCATTTTATCACCCGAAGAGGAAACATTGTACCCATTTAAGCACTTGCTCCCCATCGCCACTCCTACCCctgcccctagcaaccaccaattTCTGGATTAACCTGcactggaaatttcatataaacggactcatataatatgtgacaatttgtgtctggcttctttcacttagtataatgtttttgaggttcatccatgttggagcatcTATtggaacttcattccttttcacggCTGAATAATACCTCACTGCACATATATACCAcaattgatttattcattcacatttaggttgtttccaccttttggctattgtgaatagtactgctgTGAACACATGTGTACAGGTATTTGTTTGAACAccagttttcaattcctttgggtacatacctagcagtagagttgctgggtcatatggaaacTCATTTGGAGAGCTACAAAActcctgttttccacagcagctgaaccattttacattccaccacCAACATATGAGGGCTACAATTTCTCTACACCAGTGccagtatttgtcattttctattttctccattatagccatcctaataggtatgaATTGGTACCTCactgtggtcttgatttgcatttccctgatgactgacagtgaacatcttttcatgtgctcgttggccatttgtatatcttctttggagaatatCTAGGTTCTTTTGAAGGTAACTGCATAGAAGTTAGCCAAATTAACTGACTTTGGTTTTTAGACTGCTGTTCTACATTTACAAGAACTGTTTAGTTCTTAGAATCAGTAAGAAGCATTTCAAAGGCATTATTAATTCATAATCTAAAAAATTATCtcaagtttccttcttttcctggatTCAAAACCTACCATAGATCTATTCATGACATGgcttattcatctctgtgtctcaaACACCCAACAAAGTGCAGATACTTAACAAATAATTTTCGAATGAATGGTCTCCCATCAGCCACCTTTTCTGACCATCTGCCTGTAGTAAATTCCCAGGTTCTGCATCATTCTCAGTACAGTAAGACATTGCACCTGACCCATCATTCAATCCCAAAGTAGCAGAGAAAGTCAGAAGTTCTTTCACCCCAGAAACACCCTACTATCCCAGTGCGTACTAGCTACTCTCTAACAAGCTAGGTCCCTAGAGCTCACTGAGGCTGGAATAAGGGATATCAAGTTCTTCACATAGTATACTGATGTTAATTCataacaccacacacacacacacgcaagaaTGGGCCAGTTATAcactgaattaaaagaaaatctaaactgATTTGCTTTCCAGTCTGTCTACATTTATCTATCTAAATGATTAAGGGCTAGAGAAAATGTAGATGATGATAGCCTGGATGGGACAAAGCTATAAACTGACTTCCCCGTTTTATCTCCCAGAACCAGCACACGGTGACAAAGTGGAGAGAAGAGGTCTGGCCTCTACAAACTTGGTACTTGTTCTAGAAACACGGGTGCCTTTTTATTTGTCAAGCTGCCTGTCAGGGCTAGTTTAACAAACAGTGTGCATTCAGGGATTCTTCCCTAATTGGGCTCTACCACTGACTAGCTATGGCATCTCAGGCAAACTTCTCAACTTTTCCGTGCCTTACGTTCCTCCCTTACATGTAAGGATGACAgaacctacttcacagggttagTCTGAGGATTCACTAAGTTGAAACATGTAACGTCCTTAGAATactgcctggcatgtagtaaaaCTCTATAATCTTAgctattgttgtttttattattataactgtatACAtgttatgtattattattatttataagaatGGGACATATCAAGGATATATATTACTGCTCTGGTAATTATAGTCAGAATCCATAATCAGTGAAATAAAGTATACAAGGGGTTTTGTTTCTCaaacattgtttaaaaagaaacaggttttgggataagccaaaaaaaaaaatcatacctaTATCCAAGTATGTTATATTAAAACCTTGTTCCTTGGCGATTTCACTAAGCAGCTGGATGTAATCTGTATTTGGAATACTGAGGAGGCTTCTTTTCAGTAAGTTGATCTTTTCACCAGGAGAATTCCTCAAGGAATGCCAAGTACACCCTAGAGAATGTCCGACTACATTCGtctgaaaaacagagatgaaGATTAAGATTCTTAACTTGGACTGAGTTCCAACACTATTATAACTAAAAACATTTATTAGGCATTGACATTTAATACTttataaaacatgtttaaatGCATACCATTTGGTTAACTTTCCAATTTAAACACTAACAAGTACACACATTTAACAAATACCAtgatgctaaaataaaaaaaaaaaggccacacAGTAATATACAGGaagtatttttaaacacttttgaaTAGTACAAATGTCTCTCAGTCAAATTTCCtgattaattttcacattaaGATGTGTAAGATATTTAAGAGCACTATAAACAAATCTGGAAATAATTGAATCTGCCTAATGGAgtgacttaaaaattaaaatataaaacaattttcataTCTTTATGGTTTCTTGTATTAAATACCAGGCACTATAATTAATAGCtgtaaagcagaaaacaaagaaactataGAAAAGGTGAAATGTGCAAGTTGGTTTTGAGAAGAACAAATCATTCAAATGAAGAGAAGGATGTCAAAAAGTTCTTATGGGACTTATGCCAGAACCCAACTGaacttaattttttctgttttctttatccttttccacttttctttattctccccTATAGTCTTCCCTTTTCACTTCTGTTCTTAGAATGCTTTACATATTTCCATGTTTATATTTCTCAAACTGCTTTCACATTAAAAAGCCAAAACCAACTATTCTCCGAAGTAAGTAGGGCAACCCATCCTTAGTCTTATTTATTACTGGGCCTGACAGAGGTTAAGGGATTTTCAAAAGATCATAGAAATGGTCATGATATAGAATTGAGTAATTTGTTAAGATTTACTAAATAGAATTTTACATTCCATGattggaactttaaaaaatatcgttttttaaaaaaaatcataatttatttacatagtaaaaaaaatacctgcaataagaacaaatatataatgaagaaTAGTCTCTTTTCCTCACTACCCCTTCCCTGAAGACTtctgttccactccccagagaAACTTGCCATTAAACATCTCTTCAGTATCCTTCCGTAAGTGTTCTATGCACATGCAAGCACAGACACATACATAATctcctttttaaacaaaaatgatacCTTAGTTTTCTAtatcttgttcatttttctcatatcAGCGCACATATATGCACTATATTTATCTTACCAGTCTCAACTATGGGTTTTAGGTTGTTCCCGGTTTCTTGCTTTTAACAACAATATTACAATAAAACTCTTTTGCACTTGGATGACTTTCTGTGTAGAATAATTTCTAGAGGTGAACTGCTGAGTCAAAGAACATGagtgcttttaattttgatatatacTTCCACAGTGATTTCTGAACCAATTTCTACCCCCATCAACTGCCTTGGAGGGGGCTGGTTTTCTCACCAGGTATTGTCAAACCGTGTAGGTTAGGTAACCTAACGGATGACAAGAGTACCTTGTTTAACTTGCATGaatgaagttgaacattttttttttttttaccaatttgtatttctttactgggttgtcttttttattcATGGCTTAAGAACTTTTTATGTGGTACTGAAAACAGTCCCTTTACAACCATgtgttcaaaataatttcttctcattttgtttttattcttggtTTTACTTACTGATTTTTTGCTGTGCAGTAGGTTTTATGTAGTCAAACTTATAAATCTTTTACTTTACAGCTTCTAGGTTTTAAGTTATGCTTAAAAAGGCTTTCCCCacactaagaattttaaaaaggaaagctcTTCCACGGTTTCTCATACTTATACAGTTTCAAttcttatgttcaaatctttgaTTCACTGGAAATTTATCGTGATGGAAGGAATAACGTAGCAACCTAAACATATGtcatatacacatgcacaaataTATACACTGTTTCTCCCCAAATGGGGCGGTAAGTTGTTTctacatcatttattgaataatctatcCTCTAGCCCACCGATCTGAAATCCCACTGCTGTCATATACTATGTCCCTATGTGGATTAGCATCTACACTGGATTCTCTATTCTATCCTCTGTCTATTTCTGTAATCAGCACCTGTTTTAATTacaacagtttttattttatgttttattttctggtaGGGTAAACCCCATCTCCTATACTCTTCCTTGTCAGTTTTCTTGGCTATTCGTGAGAgtttatttttccacataaaCTTAGTAAAGTTCTAACAAGGCCCAAAATGAATTCTGGTAGATTTTGAGTGACACTGCATTacacttttatatatttacaatacCGAGTCTTCctataaaaaacaaagagatggCTTTACACATATTTAAGTTCTGTTATCTCACTCAGTAGTTTTAAGGTTTTTCTCATGTGGGTcccacacatttctttttaagtttactCCCAgacatattttcctcctttctactATTGAAAACGGGATCTTCTATATTATACCTCTTAATATTTATAAGTAGGAAAACTACTGATCTTTTCCCAGTATACTTTTTCAAGATAGATTTTCTATTTTGCCATAAAATGACCCATGTTATCAAGCTTCATAAATTTTGTTAAAGtaatacacacatacaacaaaaaatcaaatagcaGAGAACTATAAAAGCAACAAATTCCAGCCTCACTCCATACCTACCTTCAGTCCCCTTTCCAGAagcaataatttttaactttctatttttaattatcctGGTAGTTACCTTCATAACTCTAAATAACATGAGAAAGCTATTgg contains the following coding sequences:
- the PRKRA gene encoding interferon-inducible double-stranded RNA-dependent protein kinase activator A isoform X2: MPDPSKQPKNQLNPIGSLQELAIHHGWRLPEYTLSQEGGPAHKREYTTICRLESFMETGKGASKKQAKRNAAEKFLAKFSNISPENHISLTNVVGHSLGCTWHSLRNSPGEKINLLKRSLLSIPNTDYIQLLSEIAKEQGFNITYLDIEELSANGQYQCLAELSTSPITVCHGSGISCGNAQSDAAHNALQYLKIIAERK